The Heterodontus francisci isolate sHetFra1 chromosome 13, sHetFra1.hap1, whole genome shotgun sequence genome includes a region encoding these proteins:
- the LOC137376342 gene encoding uncharacterized protein isoform X2 yields MQLPLKIQVLIRELLFAGNAALTPHTEEYLQRRTDRVAAACNEFGISISLKKTNIMGLDVRNAPSINIGDYALKVVQEFTYLGSTITSNLSLDAEINKRMGKASAAMSRLAKRVWENGALTWNTEVTVESLISQEHHNDDEVKRKRIVENWKHCFQTTANNHV; encoded by the exons attcaagtcctcatcagggaactcctctttgctggcaatgctgcattaacaccccacacagaagagtatctgcagagacgcACCGACagggttgcggctgcctgcaacgaatttggcataagcatcagcctcaagaaaacaaacatcatgggactggacgtcagaaatgctccatccatcaatatcggcgactacgctctaaaagtggttcaagagttcacctacctaggctcaactatcaccagtaacctgtccctcgatgcagaaatcaacaagcgcatgggaaaggcgtccgctgctatgtccagactggccaagagggtgtgggaaaatggcgcactgacatggaacacagaagtcactgtagagtccttgatt tcccaagaacatcacaatgaCGATGAGGTAAAAAGAAAAAGGATAGTGGAAaactggaaacattgctttcag ACGACAGCAAACAACCACGTGTGA